GAATGGCCAAGCAGAAATTCGAGCGTTCGAAGCCTCACGTGAACATCGGGACGATTGGTCACGTGGACCACGGCAAGACAACGCTGACGGCGGCGATCACCAAGGTGTTGGCCGCGTCGGGGACTGGGACCAAGGCGCTGATCGTCGATCAGATCGACAACGCGCCTGAGGAGAAAGAGCGCGGGATCACGATCTCGCTGTACCACGCGGAGTACGAGACC
The Candidatus Eremiobacteraceae bacterium DNA segment above includes these coding regions:
- a CDS encoding GTP-binding protein; protein product: MAKQKFERSKPHVNIGTIGHVDHGKTTLTAAITKVLAASGTGTKALIVDQIDNAPEEKERGITISLYHAEYET